TGACCTCGGCGGGGTCATGATGTTGGGCGATTCCGTGTGGATGCGGTCCAGGGTCGTGGCCGGCTTCAAGCCGGGCGGGAAGCCCGAGCCGGCTGGATAGATCGTGACCCGCCAGATGCTGTTCAGGTCGTTTTCGGTGAAGCAGGTCTTGTCCGGGCACGGCACACATTGCCCGTTGGGACTGCAGCCTTGGACGACGGGAATTCCCAACTTGTTGATGATGCGGTAGATGTTCTCCGTGTTGCCTCCCACCAGGGCCGTGCTGCCGGCGGGGAGTCCCGTCACGGCTTGCACGATCGGTTCTACCGCGGCTTCGGTGGGGGTGGTGGGATCCCCGTTGGGCAGCTGCACGACCGGCAGGCCGAGCGGATCCGCCGTGTAGGACACGGTCTGCTTCGATCGCAGGGCACTCGACGAGTAGACGTTTGTGAACTTCACATCGCGGAGCACCGTGTGAACGGCCTTGCCGTGGCGTATGCCGTTGGCAGACAAGGGCAAAGCCGGGTCACTGAATACGGGTTCCCCGTGCTCGACGATGTAGACGACGATCGGCCCCCTGTCGGGCGCTGCCTCCGCGACGCCGGCCGGCCCGGCCAGGTGCAGCGCGCCCGCGAGCGACATGACGGCAGCAATCTTGCCTGCGGCGGCGACCATTCGTGCGGCCATGGATCGCACCTCCTCTCGCATCGGGAAGCTACCGATGGC
Above is a window of Mycolicibacterium boenickei DNA encoding:
- a CDS encoding histidine phosphatase family protein, which translates into the protein MAARMVAAAGKIAAVMSLAGALHLAGPAGVAEAAPDRGPIVVYIVEHGEPVFSDPALPLSANGIRHGKAVHTVLRDVKFTNVYSSSALRSKQTVSYTADPLGLPVVQLPNGDPTTPTEAAVEPIVQAVTGLPAGSTALVGGNTENIYRIINKLGIPVVQGCSPNGQCVPCPDKTCFTENDLNSIWRVTIYPAGSGFPPGLKPATTLDRIHTESPNIMTPPRSAVG